ATCCCCGTTGTCGGTGTCCACCACATCGAAGGGCACATTCTGGCTCACCTGCTCGAGACGGAACTCGCCTTTCCCTTTGTCGCCCTGGCCGTTTCCGGCGGCCACACTCACCTCTATCGCGTCGACGGCATCGGCCGCTACCGGCTGTTGGGGCAGACTCTCGACGATGCCGCCGGCGAGGCCTTCGACAAGGTGGCGAAGCTGCTCGGTCTCGGTTACCCGGGCGGCGCCGTCATCGACCGGCTCGCCGCCGAAGGGAATCCGGACGCCATCGACTTTCCACGGCCGATGCTGAAGCGGAAGAACCTGCAATTCTCTTTCAGCGGCATCAAGACCGCGGTGATGAATCACGTGCGTGGCCGCGACGAACTGGACCAAAAGGCCGTGCGCGACATCGCCGCCAGCTTTCAGGCTGCGGTGGTCGAGGTGCTGGTGCGCAAGACGCTGCTTGCCGCCGAGCAGGAGGGCATCGACAGGATCGTGGTGGCCGGCGGCGTGGCCTGCAACAGCGGCCTGCGCCGCCGCTTCGCCGACCTTGCCGGCGAGCGGGAACTGCAGGTTGTTTTTCCGTCGCCGCGCCTGTGCGGCGACAATGCGGCCATGCTTGGCGTGGCCGGAGATTACTACCTCGACAACGGACATGCTTCGGGACTCGACTGCAATGCTCTGCCCGTCTGGCCGTTGGAGCAGGTAAGGGTGAAAGGCTGACCGGGAGCATGTATCGGCGTTGGGGTTTC
This portion of the Geothermobacter ehrlichii genome encodes:
- the tsaD gene encoding tRNA (adenosine(37)-N6)-threonylcarbamoyltransferase complex transferase subunit TsaD, producing MLLLCVESSCDETAAAVVRDGRQILSSVVASQVDVHALYGGVVPELASRHHLEAITPVIEQALDEAGVGIADVEGVAVTRGPGLVGALLVGLCAGKALAWARGIPVVGVHHIEGHILAHLLETELAFPFVALAVSGGHTHLYRVDGIGRYRLLGQTLDDAAGEAFDKVAKLLGLGYPGGAVIDRLAAEGNPDAIDFPRPMLKRKNLQFSFSGIKTAVMNHVRGRDELDQKAVRDIAASFQAAVVEVLVRKTLLAAEQEGIDRIVVAGGVACNSGLRRRFADLAGERELQVVFPSPRLCGDNAAMLGVAGDYYLDNGHASGLDCNALPVWPLEQVRVKG